The nucleotide window ACCCCGTCTGTCCACGGCTAGCACAGTGCCGGGAGCCTGCCGCCCCATTTCTTTCACAGGAGTGCTGTCGAAGAGTTTTAAACGTCGTTCATTCCAGTAGGTGAAGGCGCCTGGACGAGGATCCAGAGCTCGAATTTTCCTGGAAATTTTTTCTGCCTCTTCCTGCCAGTTTATTCTGGCATCCTCTTTTGTCAGCATGGGCGCATAGGTGGCCCTGGCATGATCCTGGGCTCTAGCTTGCAAGGTCCCCGCCCCCAGGCCTTCCAGGGTCTCGAGCAACAGTGCCGCACCAACGCCTGCCAGGCGGTCGTGCAGGGTGCCTGCATTGTCCTCTGGTTCTATCTTTACCTCCCGGGACAACAGCAGGTCACCGGTATCCATGCCCTCGTCAAGAAGCATGGTGGTTACCCCGGTGACTCTGTCACCTTGCAGCAGGGCCCATTGAATAGGGGCAGGCCCCCGGTACCTGGGCAGCAATGAAGCATGGAGATTCACCGCTCCCAGAGGTGCCGCCCGCAAGAGGGCAGCCGGCAAGATCTGTCCGTAGGCAACTACTACCAGGCAGTCAGCTGCCGCGGCTCTGACCCGCTGCTGCGCATCGGGGACCTTGATGCTGGCAGGCTGGAACACTGGAAGATCATGTCTGGCAGCGACCTCCTTTATCGGCGGCACCTGCAGCTTTCTTCCTCGCCCTCTGGGCCGGTCAGGCTGGGTTATCACCAGCAGCACCCTGACACCGCCTTGCAGGAGCGTCTCCAGACTGGGAACGGCAAACTCGGGGGTACCAAGAAACACCACACTTGGAAGCTTTTTTGTCACCAGAGTCTCTTTCTTCAGAGCGCCACTCTGCTTCGGAGTCAAGCAAAGATGCCTATTTGGCGAGTTTTTTCCTCATCCTGCGCTTGTAGAGATCGCGCTTGAGTCTGCTGATTCGGTCAATGAAAAGAGTGCCGTTGAGATGATCGATCTCATGCTGCAGTACCACGGCGAAGAGGTCTTCTGCCTCTATTTCCACCGGCCTGCCCTCCAGATTGAGTGCCCGAACGACAACCTTCTGGAATCTCTTCACATCCGCCTGATAGTCCGGCACGCTGAGGCAGCCTTCCTCTGTGCTAATTAGCCCTTCGGCCGCCACTATTTCCGGATTGACCAGCACAATAAGATTAGACTCGGGCTTCTTGGGAGCCAGGTCAACCACTATCACCCGGCTCGTTTCCCCCACCTGATTGGCGGCGAGACCTATGCCTGGCGCTTCGTACATGGTCTCTGCCATGTCATCTGCAAGCTTGTATATGCTCCTGTCCACCTGCTCAACCGGGTGAGCCTTCTCGAGAAGCACCTTCTCAGGATATTTCCGAATTTCGAGTATGGCCATCAGTCAACTCCACCCTGTCAGCCTCAGCAGTCCCGCCATAACCTGCAACTGCAGCTTCACTTCCTATCATAACAACGGTTGAGTCTCGCCACAATAGCGTACCATCCCCGGAGTGCTGTCTTCTTGCCGCCGAATCATCTACTGGGGCGTTACTGTCCCGCTAGCCACCTGCTGTTGGCCCCCGAAACCACCCTGTTCCAGCAACCCTGGCGATTGGCCCCAGGGGCAGTGACCAGGCTGAATTATGCCGCCTTTACAGAGCAGCTCTCAGCGAATCCCGGGCATTTCCAGGAGCTGCAATGCTTGCCGAGCAGCAGTGCGCACGTTTCTATCCTCATCCTCCAGCATCGCTTCAAGGGCTGAACGTGAACGGGGATCGCCAATTTTGCCCAAAGCTTCGCTAAGGTGCTGCCTGACAACTGCTTCTCTATCGGCAAGAGCGGCCATCAACGGCTCCACAGCTCGAGTGTCGCCAATATTGCCCAAGGCCTGGGCAGCGCGGCTGCGAATATTCCAGTCCTGGTCCCGCAAGGCAGTGAGCAGTGGCTCGACGGCAATTGGATTACGGAGCAGACCGAGCGTCTCGGCAGCGCTGGCGCGCACATGAGCTGCCTCGTCCTTGCGCTGCAGTACTGCCAGCAGGGGCGCCACTGCCCTGTCATCGCCTATCTTGCCCAAAGCTTCGGCTGCCTGTCTCCTGATGAGCGGCTCCTGGTCGTTGAGAGCCGCCAGCAGTGGCTCGACCGCCCTCGGGTCACCGATCTCACCAAGGGCTTTCGCTGCCTGACTTCGCACCAGAGGATCAGGGTCATCTAGAGCGTCCATGAGAGAGTCGACTCCTGCAGCACCCAGGCCTCTGAGAATTTCCAAAGGCTGGTGGCCGAGATCATAGTGCTGGGGTAATTCATACTTCTCATCTGTGTAGCGGCGGACCTGGCGCTCACTCATTTGCAAACGCTCGGCTATTGCCGCCGGGCTGAGCCCCCGATGCTGAAGGTTCTTCACTCGCAGTAGTTCAGCCTCTTTTCTGGGCATTTGTATGTATCCCATTTCTTCCATACAGCGACTGACCTCGGTCGAGTCAGAAACCAGTCTGCGGCACTGTTCGAGGTCAGCGCGGCTTGCAGCAGCAGAACCATCCTGACGATACCACACCTTGTCACCGACCGCCCGTTGCTCCCATGGGGGCAGACCGGCACAACTGACAAGAGCCAGGCATGCCACTGCCAGGATAATGTTACCCAGAAGTCTAATCATGGCCACTCCAACAGTAAAGAACCACAGAAAAAGGCCAGGCTAGCAAGTTCATCCGAGAATATGTGTCACGACAGTGCCAGCATGTCAAGTGAGGTCTCTATATCGCCCCAGCCCAAGAGGCTACAACCTGCTGAGCAGTTACCAGCGAACCGCATTGTCTCGAGATCATCGAGGCAAATTGCAAATGGCTGAGGCCTCCATTTCTGCACAAAAGCTAACCAACTATAATAATACAGCAAAAATGTGTTCAAGAGGTGGCACTGATCTTGCTAATTCTCTAGACACCAGGAGTTTTGAGATGAATGCTGGGCACAATCCTACTGACCGCCAGAAACTTGAAAGCGACGGGTTCAAGATCCTGCTCGTAGAGCAGGACAAGGAAGCCGTTGAGCAGCTCAGAGGACTCCTCATCGCTAATGGTTATCAGGTGGCCCACCTCGATCCTAGTGCCATTGGTTCCACCAATGATATGCCCACCAGTTACGATGCCATTATTTTCTCCGAGGATAGTGCTTGTCTCACCCTGAGCGATCTGCAGGAGGTTCTCGGCCTCGATCGTCGCAGTTCTTTTCTGATACTGCTCGGCGGCAGTTCTACAGTAGAGCGAGCAGTGGATGCCATGCTCGAGGGCGCCCATGCCTATCTGACCAAGCCAGTATGTGGCAAGAGACTGCTGGATGTGTTGAAAAAAGGATTCGAAAATCAGAAAATTTTTCATGATATCATGCAGATGGCCACTGAAGTCCAGGAAGTGAACCGCCAGCTCGAGCAACACAGAAAGAATTTGCTCGAGGAAAAGAAGCAGCTAGAAAGAAAGACGGAACAGCTCCACCTGCTCTATGATCTCAGTCTCACAGTGAATGCCTCCCTCGACAGAGAAGAAATTGTCCATAAAGTATTTCATCACCTGCACCAGGTCTTCCAGGTGGACTGGTGCCGCGTGTGTTTGTTCAATAGCCATGAGAACCAGGATTGGGAATGCGTGGTGGGCAGCCGTGCCTCTGGACTGTCAGCAGTGCAGTCCCTACCCCTTTCAGCCCAGGGCAAATCCATTGGCGTCATGGAGTTGACAACCACTGCAGCAATTAGCAAAGAACATCGCCAATTGCTTGACACTATTGCCCTGCAGGTCGGTATGGCCCTCCAAAATGCCAACAGTCATGAACTGGTCAAACATCTTGCTGACCAGGATCCGCTGACCCGTCTGGGTAATCGGCGGTCTTTCGAACGTCAATTGCAGAGGGAGTTCAGGAGATACCGTCGCTACCGCCAGGATATGTCTCTCATCCTCTGCGACCTGGATCGCTTCAAGGAAATCAACGATCGCTTTGGACATCAAACTGGCGACAAGGTGCTTCGTCATCTGGGGCGGGTGATGCTCGAAAGCTTCCGTGACTGCGACTATGTGGCCCGCTGGGGTGGAGACGAATTCGCTGTCATTCTCCCCAACACTGCCAAAGAACAGGCCTTGCTCTCAGCTGAACGACTGCGTCAGCGTTTACGACAACCTGTGGAAAATGATGGCCGAGCCCTCATACAGGTGAGTGCCAGCTTTGGCATTGCCGACACAAAATCATGTGCCCTCAATAAGGCACACGACCTGCTTGCCCTGGCAGATCAGGCCCTTTATCAGGGTAAGAAGGCAGGGGGAGACGAAATACGACTGTGCCAGGAAAACCAGCAACCTCCGTCTGACTCTTGTCCGCTGTGGATTGAGGCAGGAACACCTGCGACCATTGCCTGGTAGTAGAGGGCTGTTCAATCCCCCCTTATTGGGCCTTGTGATTCTCCCGGAGCCCTTGTCGCAATTGCAATGCGTCAACCACAATGCTCTGCACCTTCGTCAATTCAAAAGGCTTGCAAAGCAAGAGATCCACGCCCTTCTCCTTCATTTCATTTTCGTTCAGTTCATTTCCCCAACCCGTGATCAGCACCACCGGGATGGAGGGTGTGCGCCGCTTGATGGCCGCAGCCACCTCCCAGCCGCTGAGATCCGGCATACCTAGATCGGTGAGCACAGCATCAAAACTCTGTTTCTCCAACTCTGCCAGTCCTTCCCTTCCCCCGGCCACACTAACCACCTCATGGCCCAACTGCTCGATCATAGTTGCCAATACATCTCGGACGAGATTGTCGTCGTCAATGAGGAGAATTCGAGCTTTCTGCATCCCCTGGCTATCGCCTTTCTTTTCCTTGTCGGCTGCTGACTCTTGACTGAGCGGCAGACGGATTGTAAAGGTTGTCCCTTTTCCCAGTTCACTTTCCACGGCGATCTCCCCCTCGTGCCTGCGGATTATCCCATAGGCCACACTGAGGCCGAGGCCAGAATTGCCAGGGCCTTTGCTGGTGAAAAACGGGTCGAAGATGCGATCCACAGTCTCACTGCTCATACCTGTACCACTGTCCTCAATGCGCACGAAACCCCGGGACTCAGTCGTCCAGGTGGAAACAGTGATCCTGCCTCCAGATGGCATGGCATCCAGGGCATTGAGGATAATGTTGGTGAAGGCCTCACGCAGCT belongs to Deltaproteobacteria bacterium and includes:
- a CDS encoding methionyl-tRNA formyltransferase, producing the protein MTKKLPSVVFLGTPEFAVPSLETLLQGGVRVLLVITQPDRPRGRGRKLQVPPIKEVAARHDLPVFQPASIKVPDAQQRVRAAAADCLVVVAYGQILPAALLRAAPLGAVNLHASLLPRYRGPAPIQWALLQGDRVTGVTTMLLDEGMDTGDLLLSREVKIEPEDNAGTLHDRLAGVGAALLLETLEGLGAGTLQARAQDHARATYAPMLTKEDARINWQEEAEKISRKIRALDPRPGAFTYWNERRLKLFDSTPVKEMGRQAPGTVLAVDRRGLLVAAGKGAVRLKSLQLEGRRRMPIQEFISGYALREGTVLGD
- the def gene encoding peptide deformylase; amino-acid sequence: MAILEIRKYPEKVLLEKAHPVEQVDRSIYKLADDMAETMYEAPGIGLAANQVGETSRVIVVDLAPKKPESNLIVLVNPEIVAAEGLISTEEGCLSVPDYQADVKRFQKVVVRALNLEGRPVEIEAEDLFAVVLQHEIDHLNGTLFIDRISRLKRDLYKRRMRKKLAK
- a CDS encoding HEAT repeat domain-containing protein, whose translation is MIRLLGNIILAVACLALVSCAGLPPWEQRAVGDKVWYRQDGSAAASRADLEQCRRLVSDSTEVSRCMEEMGYIQMPRKEAELLRVKNLQHRGLSPAAIAERLQMSERQVRRYTDEKYELPQHYDLGHQPLEILRGLGAAGVDSLMDALDDPDPLVRSQAAKALGEIGDPRAVEPLLAALNDQEPLIRRQAAEALGKIGDDRAVAPLLAVLQRKDEAAHVRASAAETLGLLRNPIAVEPLLTALRDQDWNIRSRAAQALGNIGDTRAVEPLMAALADREAVVRQHLSEALGKIGDPRSRSALEAMLEDEDRNVRTAARQALQLLEMPGIR
- a CDS encoding diguanylate cyclase; the protein is MNAGHNPTDRQKLESDGFKILLVEQDKEAVEQLRGLLIANGYQVAHLDPSAIGSTNDMPTSYDAIIFSEDSACLTLSDLQEVLGLDRRSSFLILLGGSSTVERAVDAMLEGAHAYLTKPVCGKRLLDVLKKGFENQKIFHDIMQMATEVQEVNRQLEQHRKNLLEEKKQLERKTEQLHLLYDLSLTVNASLDREEIVHKVFHHLHQVFQVDWCRVCLFNSHENQDWECVVGSRASGLSAVQSLPLSAQGKSIGVMELTTTAAISKEHRQLLDTIALQVGMALQNANSHELVKHLADQDPLTRLGNRRSFERQLQREFRRYRRYRQDMSLILCDLDRFKEINDRFGHQTGDKVLRHLGRVMLESFRDCDYVARWGGDEFAVILPNTAKEQALLSAERLRQRLRQPVENDGRALIQVSASFGIADTKSCALNKAHDLLALADQALYQGKKAGGDEIRLCQENQQPPSDSCPLWIEAGTPATIAW